The following coding sequences are from one Malaciobacter pacificus window:
- a CDS encoding DUF1104 domain-containing protein: MRKIVVSIIFVFTSLMAKVDYSEMSTQELIAIMGYVKSENKKAFNKELNSRVPLMNTKEYEMYKKNKEKLNR, from the coding sequence ATGAGAAAAATAGTAGTTTCTATAATATTTGTTTTTACTTCATTAATGGCTAAAGTTGATTATAGTGAAATGAGTACTCAAGAGCTTATTGCTATTATGGGATATGTAAAGAGTGAAAATAAAAAAGCATTTAATAAAGAGTTGAATTCTAGAGTTCCTTTAATGAATACAAAAGAGTATGAAATGTATAAAAAAAATAAAGAGAAATTAAATAGATAA
- a CDS encoding response regulator transcription factor, translated as MKATILLLEDDLTLSETVVEYFQDQGFDIDFVYDGEEALSFIYEKNYDLLLLDVNVPNKNGFEVLKEIRSEGNKTPAIFITSLNSMESLEEGFQSGCDNYIRKPFELKELLLRVQTILKREFANSKEEIIKLGDGLVFNLISSELKKDDIEIKLNLKELKLLKLFLQHPNELLSHDRIYDFVWNYDEEYSDNSLRTYIKNLRKIVGKEKIVSLKKLGYRFNQE; from the coding sequence ATGAAAGCAACAATTTTACTATTAGAAGATGATTTAACACTTAGTGAAACAGTAGTTGAATATTTTCAAGACCAAGGCTTTGATATTGATTTTGTATATGATGGAGAAGAAGCACTCTCATTTATATATGAAAAAAATTATGATTTACTTTTACTTGATGTTAATGTTCCAAATAAAAATGGTTTTGAAGTTTTAAAAGAGATTAGATCTGAGGGTAATAAAACTCCAGCAATTTTTATAACTTCTTTGAACTCAATGGAGTCTTTAGAAGAAGGGTTTCAAAGTGGTTGTGATAATTATATTAGAAAGCCTTTTGAGTTAAAAGAGCTTTTACTTAGAGTGCAAACTATATTAAAAAGAGAGTTTGCAAATAGCAAAGAAGAGATTATTAAACTAGGGGATGGCTTAGTATTTAATTTAATTTCAAGTGAGTTAAAAAAAGATGATATTGAAATAAAACTAAATTTAAAAGAGTTAAAACTTTTAAAGCTATTTTTACAACATCCAAATGAACTTTTATCCCATGATAGAATTTATGATTTTGTTTGGAACTATGACGAAGAGTACAGTGATAACTCTTTAAGAACTTATATTAAAAATCTAAGAAAGATTGTAGGAAAAGAGAAAATTGTTAGTCTTAAAAAACTTGGATATAGATTTAACCAAGAGTGA
- a CDS encoding sensor histidine kinase, with amino-acid sequence MLVLKNLDIDLTKSEARTLLGFGLVYSLLVAIIIGSFAFLYYTFQKDLMLQNKREILQEHSNDFVTRLKDLHINFDKYKFYPRVDEYQSAILDSEYKQIFSLLNSQNINLSKGIYLSGDYIHFIKEPESYYLGAKYVIIEIKDDKQWLIKVNNEIILISLIAFFIMMLIGYFLANIFLKPMKDALNLLDRFIKDTTHELNTPISAILTNIEMIDKQSLDEKLYKKINRIEIGAKTVSNIYEDLTFITLNNKIISENKDLDLTKILKQRVEYFKALAAMKKVGFKIQIDEDIKLFCDEKKISKLIDNILSNAIKYNKIAGTISIVLKEGYLSIEDTGKGISKENLDNLFERYARFDKSIGGFGIGLNIVSLIAKEYNLKINVSSKLNVGTKVEIKW; translated from the coding sequence TTGTTAGTCTTAAAAAACTTGGATATAGATTTAACCAAGAGTGAGGCTAGAACACTTTTAGGTTTCGGTCTTGTTTATTCTTTATTAGTAGCTATTATTATAGGTAGTTTCGCTTTTTTATATTATACCTTTCAAAAAGATTTAATGCTTCAAAATAAAAGAGAGATACTTCAAGAACATTCAAATGATTTTGTAACTAGATTAAAAGATTTACATATTAATTTTGATAAATATAAGTTTTATCCTAGAGTTGATGAATATCAATCAGCTATTTTAGATTCTGAATATAAACAGATTTTCTCTTTATTAAACTCACAAAATATAAATCTAAGTAAAGGTATTTATCTAAGTGGTGATTATATACATTTTATTAAAGAACCTGAATCATACTACTTAGGTGCGAAATATGTAATCATAGAGATTAAAGATGATAAACAGTGGCTTATAAAGGTTAATAATGAGATTATTTTAATCTCTTTAATTGCATTTTTTATAATGATGCTTATAGGTTATTTTTTAGCTAATATTTTTTTAAAGCCAATGAAAGATGCGCTTAATTTATTAGATAGATTTATTAAAGACACAACACATGAATTAAATACTCCAATATCAGCCATTTTAACTAATATTGAGATGATTGATAAACAAAGTTTAGATGAAAAATTATATAAAAAAATTAATAGAATCGAAATTGGTGCTAAAACAGTATCTAATATATATGAAGATTTAACTTTTATCACTTTAAATAATAAAATTATTTCAGAAAATAAAGATTTAGATTTAACAAAAATTCTTAAACAAAGAGTAGAGTATTTTAAAGCACTTGCAGCTATGAAAAAAGTTGGTTTTAAAATACAAATAGATGAAGATATAAAACTCTTTTGTGATGAAAAGAAGATTTCAAAACTGATTGATAATATTTTATCTAATGCAATAAAATATAATAAGATTGCAGGAACTATAAGTATTGTTTTAAAAGAGGGCTATTTATCTATTGAAGACACTGGAAAAGGTATTAGTAAAGAAAACCTTGATAATTTGTTTGAAAGATATGCAAGATTTGATAAAAGTATTGGTGGTTTTGGTATAGGTTTAAATATTGTTTCACTTATTGCAAAAGAGTATAATTTAAAAATTAATGTTTCTTCAAAACTTAATGTTGGAACGAAAGTAGAGATAAAATGGTAA
- a CDS encoding flagellin, with amino-acid sequence MQINGNNPIINNDIYLNANQALNRIATGIEINQASDDASSLAIADNLLAQSNGYSQAIENTNSAIAASQITDGALNSQSNILDDIKQKLTQAATDTTSDEGREAILKDIQGQLKAFDNIAQSTNYNGQNLLQASSEDSSASSDLQYQSGIEGQDLIEQSGIQSNTEGLGLSDLLNQDISSFSSADARAYLEDIDNAIDGLNDFRGEVGSTVNQLQSANNTLLTQEASTLQAASVFNTDYAAESANFSKQNILSQIGAFVQAQGNPNQDVVTRLLS; translated from the coding sequence ATGCAAATTAATGGTAATAACCCTATTATAAACAATGATATCTATTTAAATGCTAATCAAGCATTAAATAGAATTGCGACTGGGATAGAGATAAATCAAGCTAGTGATGATGCTTCTAGTTTAGCTATTGCAGATAATTTATTAGCTCAAAGTAATGGTTACTCACAAGCTATTGAAAATACAAACTCTGCGATTGCTGCATCTCAAATAACAGATGGTGCTTTAAATTCACAATCTAATATTTTAGATGATATAAAACAAAAACTAACTCAAGCAGCAACTGATACTACTAGCGATGAAGGTAGAGAAGCAATACTTAAAGATATTCAAGGGCAACTAAAAGCATTTGATAATATTGCACAAAGTACAAACTACAATGGTCAAAATCTACTTCAAGCAAGTAGTGAAGACTCATCTGCTAGTTCTGATTTACAATATCAATCAGGAATCGAAGGTCAAGACTTAATTGAACAATCAGGAATTCAATCAAATACTGAAGGTTTAGGATTAAGTGATTTATTAAATCAAGATATCTCTAGCTTTTCAAGTGCTGATGCTAGAGCATACCTTGAAGATATTGACAATGCAATTGATGGTCTAAATGATTTTAGAGGAGAAGTTGGTTCAACAGTAAACCAATTACAAAGTGCTAATAATACTTTATTAACACAAGAAGCAAGTACTCTTCAAGCAGCTTCTGTTTTCAATACAGATTATGCAGCAGAGTCAGCTAATTTTTCTAAACAAAATATATTAAGTCAAATTGGTGCATTTGTACAAGCACAAGGAAATCCTAATCAAGATGTAGTAACTAGATTACTAAGTTAG
- a CDS encoding DUF309 domain-containing protein → MDIKLQLEDIIKLFKDKEFVKCHDELEHLWREYKNDESTRKESFILKAFTNAVVVFELENMNRIQHSKNVWNTYKKYEYLIDKLDSVNKSQYIELKELIYKYKEELDK, encoded by the coding sequence ATGGATATTAAATTACAATTAGAAGATATTATTAAACTATTTAAAGACAAAGAGTTTGTAAAATGCCATGATGAATTAGAGCATTTATGGCGAGAGTACAAAAATGATGAATCTACTAGAAAAGAATCATTTATACTAAAGGCTTTTACAAATGCAGTAGTTGTTTTTGAATTAGAAAATATGAATAGAATACAACACAGTAAAAATGTATGGAATACATATAAAAAATATGAATATTTAATAGATAAATTAGATAGTGTAAATAAAAGCCAATACATAGAATTAAAAGAATTGATATATAAATATAAAGAAGAGTTAGATAAGTGA
- a CDS encoding 3'-5' exonuclease, whose protein sequence is MIILDFETNSGNIGDVLEVAAVKIDSDFNILDKFHRYYLSRYPVNYYSYAVHRLTPELILDYRKDKDYVSYFTEDEDFEEFCYKAKTLVAHNINFELRHINNRVKFQNHICTMKENRVKVNVYGKNGRVKNPKLDETCAYYGIEFEADKYHSATYDVTKTYEILKRMNIKF, encoded by the coding sequence GTGATAATATTAGATTTTGAGACAAATAGTGGAAATATAGGTGATGTATTAGAAGTAGCAGCTGTAAAGATTGATAGTGATTTTAATATATTAGATAAATTTCATAGATACTACTTATCAAGATATCCAGTTAATTATTACTCATATGCAGTACATAGATTAACACCTGAGTTGATATTAGATTATAGAAAAGATAAAGATTATGTTTCATATTTTACTGAAGATGAAGATTTCGAAGAGTTTTGTTATAAAGCTAAAACTTTAGTTGCTCATAATATAAATTTTGAATTAAGACATATAAATAATCGTGTTAAGTTTCAAAATCATATATGTACAATGAAAGAGAATAGAGTAAAAGTAAATGTATATGGTAAGAATGGAAGAGTAAAAAATCCAAAACTAGATGAAACTTGTGCATACTATGGAATAGAGTTTGAAGCAGACAAATATCATAGTGCTACATATGATGTAACAAAGACATATGAAATACTAAAAAGAATGAATATCAAGTTTTAA
- a CDS encoding YbgA family protein, whose protein sequence is MRIGVSSCLIGNKVRYDGMNANDKFIANILSKYFELIPYCPETTIWGSPREAIRLVEDEQGVVKVVTSNKEAKVVTDELKDISSQTAQEAGEDELCGFILKSASPTCGLERVKVYKPLNAPSEKKGVGLFAAELKKRYPYLPMEEEGRLNDPWLRENFLMQTFAYGDLQKFLKSNPTFNDLVVFHTSYKYLIYAKAESAYKTLGNIVANHDKKSLELVLKNYKEEFLKAINLKGSVKKTYNVLLHIYGYFKRDITPDEKEHVLSTLEEYKQKIIPLIAVMKIINLYAKRFDVQYLKAQKFLNPYPKELALRSDVRAYK, encoded by the coding sequence ATGAGAATAGGAGTATCTTCGTGTCTAATAGGAAATAAAGTTAGATATGACGGAATGAATGCAAATGATAAGTTTATTGCAAATATTCTGTCAAAATATTTTGAACTAATCCCTTATTGTCCTGAAACAACTATTTGGGGAAGTCCAAGAGAGGCTATAAGATTAGTTGAAGATGAGCAGGGTGTTGTAAAAGTTGTTACTTCTAATAAAGAAGCAAAGGTAGTAACTGATGAGTTAAAAGATATATCTTCACAAACTGCACAAGAAGCAGGTGAAGATGAGTTATGTGGATTTATACTTAAATCAGCATCTCCTACTTGTGGATTAGAAAGAGTTAAGGTATATAAACCTTTAAATGCACCAAGTGAGAAAAAAGGTGTAGGATTATTTGCAGCTGAATTAAAAAAGAGATATCCATATTTACCAATGGAAGAAGAGGGTAGATTAAATGACCCTTGGCTTAGAGAAAACTTTTTAATGCAAACTTTTGCATATGGTGACTTACAAAAATTTTTAAAATCAAATCCAACTTTTAATGATTTAGTAGTGTTTCATACATCTTATAAGTATTTAATTTATGCAAAAGCAGAGAGTGCTTATAAGACATTAGGAAATATTGTTGCTAACCATGATAAAAAGAGTTTAGAGTTAGTATTAAAAAACTATAAAGAAGAGTTTTTAAAAGCTATAAATCTAAAAGGTAGTGTTAAAAAGACATATAATGTACTTTTACATATATATGGATACTTTAAAAGAGATATTACACCTGATGAAAAAGAGCATGTATTATCAACTCTTGAAGAGTATAAACAGAAAATCATACCTCTTATTGCTGTTATGAAGATAATTAACTTATATGCTAAGAGATTTGATGTACAGTATTTAAAAGCTCAAAAGTTTTTAAATCCTTATCCAAAAGAATTAGCACTTAGAAGTGATGTAAGAGCGTACAAATAA
- a CDS encoding cryptochrome/photolyase family protein, translating into MKQILWFRRDLRVNDSEILANAKDEVLPIFIFDKDILEKLSKDDKRVTFIYQSVLKLKKELKDIGLDLAIFYSTPVEVFKSLQKDGFDEVLASIDYEQYSIRRDNQIEQIVSMRRFLDSFILKPHTHTKKDKTPYKVFTPFYKSLNYIWESEALQEFETPKNLKKIEFDYETIPTLEEMGFEKQGLPEFLNKSADELIFDFSQKISDYQEARDVFYKDGTSNLAVHLRFGLISPRQVFNKIKKLRAPQGQKDFYIRELFWREFYNYILFHFPKSETQNFNGIKINWRNDENEFKAWCEGNTGVPIIDASMRYFNQTGTMHNRLRMIVSSYLTKNLLIDWKWGERYFASKLLDYEASSNIGSWQWAASTGADSVPYFRIFNPYLQSAKFDKEAIFIKKVIPQLKDIENKLIHTEGGVQSNLFVDYPLSIVSISYSRDRAIKEFKRANSKE; encoded by the coding sequence ATGAAACAGATACTTTGGTTTAGAAGAGACTTAAGAGTTAATGATAGTGAAATATTGGCAAATGCCAAAGATGAGGTATTGCCTATATTTATTTTTGATAAGGATATCTTAGAAAAACTATCAAAAGATGATAAAAGAGTAACTTTTATTTATCAAAGTGTTTTAAAACTAAAAAAAGAATTAAAAGATATTGGTCTTGATTTAGCGATTTTTTATTCAACTCCAGTTGAAGTATTTAAAAGTTTGCAAAAAGATGGATTTGATGAGGTATTAGCAAGTATTGATTATGAGCAATATAGTATTAGAAGAGATAATCAAATAGAACAAATTGTATCTATGAGAAGATTTTTAGATTCGTTTATTTTAAAGCCTCATACTCATACAAAAAAAGATAAAACACCATATAAGGTTTTTACTCCATTTTACAAATCACTTAATTATATTTGGGAAAGTGAAGCCTTGCAAGAGTTTGAAACTCCAAAGAATTTAAAGAAGATAGAGTTTGATTATGAAACTATTCCTACTTTAGAAGAGATGGGATTTGAAAAACAGGGATTACCTGAGTTTTTAAACAAAAGTGCTGATGAGCTTATTTTTGATTTTTCACAAAAAATTAGTGATTATCAAGAAGCAAGAGATGTTTTTTATAAAGATGGAACATCAAATTTAGCAGTGCACTTAAGATTTGGACTTATTAGTCCAAGACAAGTTTTTAATAAAATAAAAAAATTAAGAGCACCTCAAGGTCAAAAAGATTTCTACATTAGAGAGTTATTTTGGAGAGAATTTTATAACTATATTTTATTTCATTTCCCAAAAAGTGAAACTCAAAATTTCAATGGTATAAAAATAAATTGGCGAAATGATGAGAATGAATTTAAAGCTTGGTGTGAAGGAAATACGGGTGTTCCTATAATTGATGCTTCTATGAGATACTTTAATCAAACAGGAACTATGCATAATAGATTAAGAATGATTGTATCTTCATATCTAACGAAAAACTTACTTATAGATTGGAAATGGGGTGAGAGGTATTTTGCTTCTAAATTACTTGATTATGAAGCAAGTTCAAATATAGGTTCTTGGCAGTGGGCAGCTAGTACTGGTGCAGATAGTGTGCCTTATTTTAGGATTTTTAATCCATATTTACAATCAGCAAAATTTGATAAAGAAGCAATATTTATCAAAAAAGTTATACCACAGTTAAAAGATATTGAAAATAAACTTATTCATACTGAAGGAGGAGTTCAATCTAACTTATTTGTAGATTACCCTTTAAGTATAGTTTCTATTTCCTACTCAAGAGATAGAGCAATAAAAGAGTTTAAAAGAGCAAATTCAAAAGAGTAG
- a CDS encoding phytoene desaturase family protein, with protein MRKVDIAVVGSGIGGSLISALNKDKDLILFEKDHNLGGCASTFKRFGHRFNTGATTFVGYEDNHLIKKMFDKIGLKPDIVQSDIAIRNIQGSKKVDRIQNFEMFLKQINENYYHPNNRVFWRRIKEIDEKFWSLKHLYFAKYSFKSFAKSAVFIAELLKEFNTDLFISAEGFIKSTLPNISKEYKAFIDSQLLITLQTTSKNATLLSMSLGLAYPFHKVFYANGGMGKLIEDILKDVEVRKNEEIISIEKNSNKYHLITSKGEYLANKVILNSTIFDSSRLFLNDDIKSYFQQFKFGDQSAFVVYVKLNIKKEFVHHYQMVLKKDLPNCISNSFFISFSHEDDEVLSKDGLSLTISTHTKAVYWEGLSKDEYENKKLQTQQYIMDEFLKYFDDIKSENIIECFSATSKTFYRYISRSNCGGKPINIKSAFSLPSCKTPFEGLYNVGDTVFAGQGWPGVALGVDVLNKELNSK; from the coding sequence ATGAGAAAAGTTGATATAGCAGTAGTTGGAAGTGGAATAGGTGGAAGCCTAATATCAGCACTAAATAAAGATAAAGATTTAATTCTTTTTGAAAAAGATCATAATCTTGGAGGTTGTGCAAGTACTTTCAAAAGATTTGGACATAGATTTAATACAGGAGCTACTACTTTTGTAGGATATGAAGATAATCATTTAATCAAAAAAATGTTTGATAAAATAGGATTAAAACCGGATATTGTTCAAAGTGATATTGCTATTAGAAATATTCAAGGAAGCAAGAAAGTTGATAGAATCCAAAACTTTGAAATGTTTTTAAAACAGATAAATGAAAACTATTACCACCCAAATAATAGAGTATTTTGGAGAAGAATAAAAGAGATTGATGAAAAGTTTTGGTCTTTAAAACACTTATATTTTGCTAAGTATTCTTTTAAATCTTTTGCAAAATCAGCAGTTTTCATAGCTGAGCTTTTAAAAGAGTTTAATACTGATTTATTTATAAGTGCTGAGGGTTTTATCAAATCAACTTTACCAAATATTTCTAAAGAGTATAAGGCTTTTATAGATTCGCAATTACTTATTACTTTACAAACAACTTCTAAAAATGCAACTTTATTATCTATGAGTTTAGGGCTTGCTTACCCTTTTCATAAAGTATTTTATGCAAATGGTGGCATGGGAAAGCTAATAGAAGATATTCTAAAAGATGTAGAAGTAAGAAAAAATGAAGAGATAATCTCAATAGAAAAAAACTCAAATAAATATCATCTTATAACTTCAAAAGGCGAATATTTAGCTAATAAAGTCATATTAAATTCAACTATATTTGATAGTAGTAGACTGTTTTTAAATGATGATATAAAATCATATTTTCAACAGTTTAAATTTGGTGACCAAAGTGCTTTTGTAGTCTATGTAAAACTAAATATCAAAAAAGAGTTTGTTCATCACTATCAAATGGTTTTAAAAAAAGATTTACCAAACTGTATTTCAAACTCTTTTTTTATATCTTTTAGTCATGAAGATGATGAAGTTTTATCAAAAGATGGTTTAAGTTTAACTATTTCAACGCATACTAAAGCTGTATATTGGGAAGGTTTATCTAAAGATGAATATGAAAATAAAAAGCTTCAAACTCAACAGTATATTATGGATGAGTTTTTAAAATATTTTGATGATATAAAAAGTGAAAATATAATAGAGTGTTTTAGTGCTACTTCAAAGACTTTTTATAGGTATATAAGTCGTTCAAACTGTGGTGGAAAACCAATAAATATAAAAAGTGCATTTAGTTTACCTAGTTGTAAAACACCTTTTGAAGGTCTATATAACGTAGGTGATACTGTATTTGCAGGCCAAGGTTGGCCTGGTGTTGCTTTAGGTGTTGATGTTTTAAACAAAGAACTAAATTCTAAGTAG
- a CDS encoding rhodanese-like domain-containing protein: MKKIFLLLLSSIFAFADLKGINPTQLQEMIDKNITVIDIRTPPEWNGIGTIPTSKKIMFFDIKGNYDIQKWLNDFSTYVKDKDQAFVLVCRSGNRTGTVGNFLSKKLGYKNVYHLQDGIKSWIKEGKEVIK, translated from the coding sequence ATGAAAAAAATATTTTTATTACTATTGAGTTCCATTTTCGCATTTGCAGATTTAAAAGGAATAAATCCAACACAATTACAAGAGATGATAGATAAAAACATAACAGTAATAGATATCAGAACTCCACCTGAATGGAATGGGATAGGTACGATTCCAACAAGTAAAAAAATCATGTTTTTTGATATAAAAGGTAATTACGATATTCAAAAATGGCTAAATGATTTTTCAACTTATGTAAAAGATAAAGACCAAGCTTTTGTACTAGTATGTAGATCAGGAAATCGAACTGGTACAGTTGGAAATTTTTTATCTAAAAAATTAGGCTATAAAAATGTTTATCACCTACAAGATGGTATAAAATCATGGATTAAAGAAGGCAAAGAAGTAATTAAGTAG
- a CDS encoding sensor histidine kinase has product MQSVELKVTIKDWLYIIIIGAFFGFFISLFFYFLNKDLQESSTIIFSISTAVTISLFASLLISLSNNMILPKVNQKFWYIVSFIFSFSSGFFGFLFSFAIFSYTDFVIVKYINNYWFYIAVTIGFLTFLVGLILHQFISMKYKNESIKTEILETKLKALENELNPHFLFNALNSVSELIYVDQEKAEKAVLHISKFLRNAINKDSLVSIETELSMVNTYVNIENIRFNNRIKLTTTVEENMKAVLIPKFSIQLLVENAIKHGYKTVDLNIDIKAYDEIIEVSNDGKISHNINYGTGLSNLDKRLDIQSIGRLTYDVKDDRMKFIIKLKKGK; this is encoded by the coding sequence ATGCAAAGTGTTGAACTAAAAGTCACAATAAAAGATTGGTTATATATAATTATTATTGGAGCTTTTTTTGGTTTTTTTATATCACTGTTTTTTTATTTTTTAAATAAAGATTTACAAGAGTCAAGTACAATTATTTTTAGTATTTCTACAGCTGTAACCATCTCTTTGTTTGCATCTTTACTAATATCACTTTCAAATAATATGATTCTTCCAAAAGTTAATCAAAAATTTTGGTATATAGTTAGCTTTATATTTTCATTTTCATCAGGATTTTTTGGTTTTTTATTTTCATTTGCAATTTTTTCTTATACAGATTTTGTAATTGTAAAATATATAAATAATTATTGGTTTTATATTGCTGTAACTATAGGATTTTTAACTTTTTTAGTTGGATTGATTTTACATCAATTTATTTCAATGAAATATAAAAATGAATCAATTAAAACAGAAATTTTAGAAACAAAATTAAAAGCTTTGGAAAATGAATTAAATCCTCATTTTTTATTTAATGCATTAAACTCTGTTAGTGAATTAATATATGTAGATCAAGAAAAAGCAGAAAAAGCAGTCTTACATATATCTAAATTTTTAAGAAATGCTATAAATAAAGATAGTCTTGTATCTATTGAAACAGAACTCTCTATGGTTAATACATACGTAAATATTGAAAATATAAGGTTCAATAATAGAATAAAATTGACGACAACTGTTGAAGAGAATATGAAAGCAGTTTTAATCCCAAAATTTTCTATTCAATTACTTGTGGAAAATGCCATTAAACATGGTTATAAAACAGTTGATTTAAATATAGATATAAAAGCCTATGATGAAATAATTGAAGTTAGTAATGATGGTAAGATAAGTCACAATATTAATTATGGTACAGGTTTATCAAATTTGGACAAAAGATTAGATATTCAAAGTATTGGAAGACTTACTTATGATGTAAAAGATGATAGAATGAAGTTTATAATCAAATTAAAAAAAGGCAAATAA
- a CDS encoding LytR/AlgR family response regulator transcription factor, with protein sequence MKVLIVDDESLAISRLTRLLNDLGVKDITSFDNPLIALKELTKSKYDAVFLDISMPDMTGLELADSIMQLEPKTFIVFQTAYEQYALEAFKKGGIGYLVKPFESDDLKAVLEKIKNYQASDEAETKKILGKRGDKLYLIDLDDIFYIKADLDEVIIKIKDADAYVRRKIGDLETLLQNKNFFRVHRSYIVNVDKIKSMKSVEQSKLQISFDGISEIVTSSKDGAKEFREYLERRSL encoded by the coding sequence ATGAAAGTATTAATAGTAGATGATGAGAGTTTAGCAATAAGTAGATTGACAAGGCTTTTAAATGATTTAGGTGTTAAAGATATTACTTCATTTGATAATCCTTTAATTGCATTAAAAGAGTTAACAAAATCAAAATACGATGCTGTTTTTTTAGATATTTCTATGCCTGATATGACTGGACTTGAACTAGCTGATTCTATAATGCAACTTGAACCTAAAACTTTCATAGTTTTTCAGACAGCTTACGAACAGTATGCATTGGAAGCATTTAAAAAAGGTGGTATTGGATATTTAGTAAAACCATTTGAAAGTGATGATTTAAAAGCAGTTTTAGAAAAAATCAAAAATTATCAAGCTAGTGATGAAGCTGAAACTAAAAAAATATTAGGTAAAAGAGGTGATAAATTATACTTAATTGATTTAGATGATATTTTTTATATAAAAGCAGATTTGGATGAAGTTATTATAAAAATAAAAGATGCTGATGCTTATGTAAGACGAAAAATAGGGGATTTAGAAACCCTTTTACAAAATAAAAATTTCTTTAGAGTTCATAGATCATATATAGTAAATGTAGATAAAATCAAATCTATGAAAAGTGTTGAACAATCAAAACTTCAAATCTCTTTTGACGGGATTAGTGAAATTGTAACTAGTTCTAAAGATGGAGCTAAAGAGTTTAGAGAGTATTTAGAAAGAAGAAGTTTATAA
- a CDS encoding SRPBCC family protein: MQTFIKSSYIKCNIQTLFDFHLDVNNLKHITPNDTKVTLITKDFKPKQSETLEIKSTKYFIPMYWKVKIEKIDEPNLLVDIALKSPFKYWEHKHIFIQHKDRCELKDVITYELPFGNFGKLFNPFIAKDLQKMFDFRHKITKEILEKGLN; the protein is encoded by the coding sequence ATGCAAACATTTATAAAAAGTTCATATATAAAATGCAATATACAAACCCTTTTTGATTTTCATTTGGATGTGAATAATCTTAAGCATATAACTCCTAACGACACAAAAGTAACCCTAATCACCAAAGATTTCAAACCTAAGCAGTCAGAAACTTTAGAGATAAAAAGCACGAAATATTTTATACCAATGTATTGGAAAGTAAAAATAGAAAAAATTGATGAACCTAACCTTTTAGTTGACATCGCTTTAAAGTCCCCTTTTAAATATTGGGAACATAAACATATATTTATACAACACAAAGATAGATGTGAACTAAAAGATGTAATAACTTATGAATTACCTTTTGGCAATTTTGGTAAATTGTTTAATCCATTTATTGCAAAAGATTTACAAAAAATGTTTGATTTTAGGCATAAAATAACAAAAGAGATATTAGAAAAAGGATTAAATTGA